A portion of the Calothrix sp. 336/3 genome contains these proteins:
- a CDS encoding protein kinase — protein MAFMLNIPGYELQELLYEGENTVVYRAHAENTGHSVILKALKAEYPTLEQISRLNHEYQVTANLDLANVARVYEFYSYQNRLVLVYEDFGGRSLKKYLATQSLSLTNFLNIALQLATALDSLHENQIIHKDIKPSNIIINPETLQVKLTDFSIAYRQLLETNPLDSFTQLEGTLAYMSPEQTGRINHTLDYRSDFYSLGVTFYEILTGRLPFESDDPLELIHCHLAKEPIAACEINPQIPTAIAAIVSKLMAKNPENRYQCAIGLKADLEFCLEQMQTTGAIPEFTPGNLDAIAQFAIPTQLYGRKKAIEQLLEISTRVSQGSCEVVLITGSTGVGKSMFMQHMIHLFTDAGWLWTSGKFDQSQQDISLSCVIKSFRGLVQRLLTGTKEEIGYWRDRFLDALGDNARLMVQIIPELQIILGKQLPELTESATENQIFHVFYKFLFALQSQQHPLVNFMDDIQWADAQTLGGLQMLVADSQNQYQLAIYGYREQDVTPQHPLMQAVNQMRKKGIKVTQITLEPLTLADTIQFVGDTFKVTGDRVNSLAELLFAKTQGNVFFLTQLLTSLYEDKLVWFDFPSRQWQWNLESIQQKSMTDNVVDLMINKIAKLPQATQKLLSLAACIGTKFNLDILATINQSSLTQTSIQLWYALQAGLIRAANNSELLSQLISKEELPDINYHIRQINYEFGHQRIQQAAYEMISDRERQMCHLEIGRLLLKKTSDLTKNVSIIPIVNQLNLAYIEDISEREELVKLNLLVAVNFQSSREYITARKYLEQAKTIIPENSWQSNYDLTLSLHQQSAELGYLCGDYEQVHQEYQIILANCRTPLDCVAVQEIQIRAYITERKLVAAIAIAKAALQEFHVNLPNHPSGEEIYQACQNSIELLSNYSITDIVNFPENSHREELAVMKIILTVIPAIYRVEPSISPLLLISQINNTLKYGNSELSSFLYANYAVIIINYVKDFAIAEKYIQVAMQLLSKYPSPEMRAKVNYILGTRIIHHQNHITNTLSILEDSYKLSLKSGNIDYLGYSINQICQNEYFLGKNLYSISQTIQSYIHSLYQYQTKNILQICEDIYQITINLSGIAENEHPLFEQNSHELSLIESQDNLGLHYFYVHKLIYTYLLDDVCLLPDIATQARKYLEAGQGMITVPVFYFYDSLATLAIPNQTGDKDKILQQVKDNQEQLKSWAESAPMNYQHKYNLVVAEIHRVNDEYLQAMDCYDSAIAEAEKHGYVQESALANELAGKFYLSLGKTKIAQIYLSTAYHYYLRWGAITKVEKLEAEYPELLLNLDSQSSGINPASLSTTLTTSSTRMTTSAINHHKALDLATVMKAAQAINSEIVLDNLLDKLLDIILENAAAQKGCLILEKSGQLIITAIDTNQNASEIKLQSVPVRESADVPISLIDYVARTHQPLVIADACSDSLAQGDRYIQQHQPQSLLCSPIFYQGKFIGIVYLENNLVTAAFTPKHLEMLQLLTAQAAIAIENAKLYEQSKSYARLLENSLQDIQQTLKEREIAEKEKAKLLAILDATLDFVGIGSATGENIYINPAGRRMLGISQEDDIRETNFSQFVPQSETEYLLTQAIPTAIETGSWVGESVLLSQDGQQIPISQVIIAHKSPTGDLEYLSTISRDITQQKQIENALRDSEIQLRQKAEELENTLTELKRAQLQMVQNEKMSTLGNLVAGVAHEVNNPIGFLNGSIKNAEEYVRDLLRHLQLYQENYPNPVAEIQEDAENIDIEFITEDLQKLLQSMKGATDRIKGISTSLRTFSRADTENKIASNIHEGIDSTLLILKYRLKANELRPNIEVFKEYSDLPMVECYPGQLNQVFMNLLANAIDAIDDAYQEMTLAQMNENPKYITIRTELVGKQVINIRIRDNGPGMSEETKCRIFDHLFTTKGVGKGTGLGLSIARQIIEETHGGTLICQSNLGEGTEFVIQIPIKSMV, from the coding sequence ATGGCATTCATGTTGAACATACCAGGATATGAATTACAAGAATTGTTGTATGAAGGAGAGAATACAGTAGTTTATCGAGCTCACGCAGAAAATACCGGACATTCAGTAATTCTCAAAGCCCTAAAAGCAGAATATCCCACCCTAGAGCAAATTTCCCGTCTCAACCATGAATATCAGGTGACAGCGAATTTAGATTTGGCAAACGTTGCCAGAGTCTATGAGTTTTATAGTTACCAAAATCGTTTAGTACTGGTGTACGAAGATTTTGGCGGGCGATCGCTGAAAAAATATCTTGCCACCCAATCACTTTCCCTCACCAACTTTCTGAATATTGCCCTACAACTGGCAACTGCTCTCGATTCCCTCCATGAAAATCAAATTATTCACAAAGATATTAAACCTAGCAACATTATTATTAACCCCGAAACCCTTCAGGTAAAGCTGACAGACTTTAGCATTGCTTATCGGCAACTTTTAGAAACGAACCCTCTGGATAGCTTCACCCAACTGGAGGGAACCCTTGCTTATATGTCTCCCGAGCAAACGGGAAGAATTAATCATACCCTTGACTATCGCAGTGACTTTTATTCTCTGGGGGTAACATTTTACGAAATCTTGACGGGGAGATTACCCTTTGAAAGTGACGATCCTTTAGAGTTAATTCACTGTCATTTAGCAAAGGAACCGATCGCAGCTTGCGAAATTAATCCTCAGATACCGACGGCGATCGCTGCAATTGTGAGTAAATTGATGGCAAAGAATCCGGAAAATCGCTATCAATGTGCCATCGGCTTAAAAGCTGACTTAGAATTTTGCCTAGAGCAAATGCAGACAACAGGAGCTATTCCAGAATTTACACCGGGAAATTTAGACGCGATCGCCCAATTTGCCATTCCCACCCAACTCTATGGCAGAAAAAAAGCTATAGAGCAATTGTTAGAAATCTCAACACGGGTGAGTCAAGGCAGTTGTGAAGTAGTTTTAATTACTGGTAGTACTGGTGTTGGTAAATCAATGTTTATGCAACACATGATACATCTTTTCACTGATGCTGGATGGTTGTGGACATCGGGAAAATTCGACCAATCACAACAGGATATATCATTGTCTTGTGTAATTAAATCCTTTCGGGGATTAGTACAAAGGTTGCTTACAGGAACAAAAGAAGAAATAGGTTATTGGCGCGATCGCTTCCTAGATGCTTTAGGGGATAATGCTCGATTAATGGTACAAATTATCCCAGAGTTGCAGATAATTTTAGGAAAACAGCTCCCTGAGTTAACAGAATCAGCAACAGAGAATCAAATTTTCCATGTATTCTATAAGTTTTTGTTTGCCCTTCAGAGCCAGCAACATCCTCTAGTGAATTTCATGGATGATATTCAGTGGGCAGATGCTCAAACCCTAGGGGGTTTACAAATGTTGGTAGCAGACTCACAAAATCAATATCAACTGGCAATTTATGGATACCGCGAGCAGGATGTGACTCCTCAACATCCTTTGATGCAAGCAGTTAATCAGATGCGAAAAAAGGGCATAAAAGTCACTCAAATTACCCTTGAACCCCTAACATTAGCTGATACGATACAGTTTGTTGGGGATACTTTTAAAGTTACTGGCGATCGCGTCAACTCCCTGGCAGAATTACTGTTTGCCAAAACCCAAGGCAATGTCTTTTTCCTGACTCAGTTACTCACATCACTTTACGAGGATAAGCTCGTTTGGTTTGATTTTCCCTCTCGACAATGGCAATGGAATTTAGAATCTATTCAACAAAAATCTATGACTGATAATGTTGTAGATTTGATGATTAATAAGATAGCTAAATTGCCCCAAGCGACTCAGAAACTTTTATCTTTAGCAGCTTGTATAGGGACTAAGTTTAATCTCGATATTTTAGCAACTATCAATCAGAGTTCCCTCACTCAAACTTCCATACAACTATGGTACGCTTTACAAGCTGGTTTAATTAGAGCGGCGAATAATTCGGAATTACTTTCCCAGTTAATCAGTAAAGAAGAATTACCAGATATCAACTATCATATTCGCCAAATCAATTATGAATTTGGACATCAACGTATTCAACAAGCTGCCTATGAGATGATTTCAGATAGGGAAAGGCAGATGTGTCACCTAGAAATTGGTAGATTGCTTCTGAAAAAGACATCAGACTTGACAAAAAATGTATCTATTATTCCGATTGTCAATCAACTCAATCTTGCCTATATAGAAGATATCTCTGAAAGAGAGGAATTAGTAAAATTAAATTTGCTTGTAGCTGTGAATTTTCAAAGCTCTAGGGAATATATTACTGCCAGAAAATACTTGGAACAAGCAAAGACAATTATTCCGGAAAATAGCTGGCAAAGTAATTATGATTTAACTCTCAGCCTCCATCAACAATCCGCAGAGTTAGGGTATCTCTGTGGTGATTACGAACAAGTTCACCAGGAGTATCAAATTATCTTAGCTAATTGCCGTACACCTTTAGATTGTGTAGCAGTGCAAGAGATACAAATTCGAGCATATATAACTGAGAGGAAGTTAGTTGCAGCGATCGCGATCGCCAAAGCTGCACTACAGGAATTTCATGTCAATTTGCCCAATCATCCCAGTGGGGAGGAAATTTATCAAGCTTGCCAAAACTCGATAGAATTGTTGAGCAATTACTCCATTACAGATATTGTTAACTTTCCAGAAAATAGCCATAGGGAAGAGCTAGCAGTCATGAAAATTATCTTGACTGTGATACCTGCAATTTATCGCGTCGAACCAAGTATTTCTCCTCTTTTGCTCATCTCTCAAATAAATAATACTCTCAAGTACGGGAATAGCGAATTATCTTCATTTTTATATGCCAACTATGCTGTAATTATTATTAACTACGTCAAGGACTTTGCCATTGCAGAAAAATATATTCAGGTGGCAATGCAACTACTATCTAAGTATCCTTCGCCGGAAATGAGAGCTAAGGTTAACTATATTCTTGGTACTCGTATTATTCATCACCAAAACCATATCACAAACACTTTATCTATTTTAGAAGATAGCTATAAATTATCATTGAAATCAGGAAATATTGATTACCTTGGTTATTCAATCAACCAAATATGCCAAAATGAGTATTTTCTAGGTAAAAACCTTTATAGCATATCTCAAACAATCCAATCATATATTCATTCTTTATATCAATATCAAACCAAAAATATTCTGCAAATCTGTGAAGATATTTATCAAATAACTATTAATTTATCAGGAATAGCAGAAAATGAACACCCTCTGTTTGAACAAAACAGTCACGAATTATCCCTTATCGAATCCCAAGACAATCTGGGGCTACACTACTTTTATGTTCATAAATTAATTTATACTTATTTATTAGATGATGTTTGTCTGTTGCCAGATATTGCTACTCAGGCGAGAAAGTATTTAGAAGCAGGGCAAGGTATGATTACAGTGCCCGTATTTTACTTCTATGATTCCCTAGCAACCTTGGCAATCCCTAACCAGACTGGAGACAAAGATAAGATTCTTCAACAAGTCAAGGATAACCAAGAACAATTAAAATCTTGGGCAGAATCTGCACCGATGAACTATCAGCATAAATATAACTTAGTCGTAGCAGAAATCCACAGAGTTAATGATGAATACCTACAGGCGATGGATTGTTATGATAGCGCGATCGCCGAAGCGGAAAAACATGGTTATGTTCAAGAATCAGCCTTAGCAAATGAACTGGCAGGTAAATTTTATTTGAGTTTAGGGAAGACAAAAATTGCTCAAATTTACTTGAGTACAGCTTATCATTATTATCTGCGTTGGGGAGCTATCACCAAAGTCGAGAAATTAGAAGCCGAATATCCAGAATTATTACTCAATTTAGATAGTCAGTCTTCCGGGATAAATCCAGCTTCTCTATCTACAACATTAACTACTAGCTCCACACGCATGACAACCAGTGCGATTAATCATCATAAAGCCCTCGATTTAGCTACAGTGATGAAAGCAGCACAGGCAATTAATAGTGAAATTGTCTTAGATAATTTATTAGATAAGCTATTAGATATTATTTTAGAAAATGCCGCAGCCCAAAAAGGTTGTTTAATTCTAGAAAAGTCAGGACAATTAATTATTACAGCCATTGATACAAATCAAAATGCATCAGAAATTAAATTACAATCTGTGCCAGTCAGAGAAAGTGCAGATGTACCAATATCCTTAATTGATTATGTTGCCAGAACTCACCAACCTTTAGTAATTGCCGATGCTTGTAGCGATAGCTTAGCCCAGGGCGATCGCTATATTCAACAACATCAACCCCAATCCCTACTGTGTTCACCGATTTTCTATCAGGGCAAGTTTATTGGTATAGTTTATCTAGAAAATAATCTCGTCACCGCAGCATTTACCCCCAAACATCTAGAGATGCTGCAACTACTAACCGCACAAGCCGCGATCGCCATTGAAAATGCTAAACTCTATGAGCAATCCAAAAGTTATGCTCGATTGTTAGAAAATTCCCTGCAAGACATTCAACAAACTCTCAAAGAACGAGAAATAGCCGAAAAAGAAAAAGCCAAATTATTAGCCATTTTAGATGCAACTTTAGACTTTGTTGGGATTGGAAGTGCCACAGGAGAAAATATCTACATTAATCCTGCTGGTAGGAGAATGCTAGGTATTAGTCAAGAGGATGATATTAGGGAAACTAATTTTTCTCAATTTGTCCCCCAATCTGAGACGGAGTATCTTTTAACTCAAGCTATTCCTACTGCCATTGAAACTGGAAGTTGGGTAGGAGAATCAGTATTACTGAGTCAAGATGGACAGCAAATTCCCATATCACAAGTTATTATCGCCCATAAATCACCCACTGGAGACCTAGAATATCTCTCCACAATTTCACGGGATATTACTCAACAAAAACAAATTGAAAATGCCTTACGTGACTCAGAAATTCAACTCCGACAAAAAGCAGAAGAGTTGGAAAATACCTTAACAGAACTAAAACGTGCCCAATTACAAATGGTACAAAATGAAAAAATGTCCACCTTGGGAAACTTAGTTGCTGGAGTTGCTCACGAAGTTAATAATCCCATCGGTTTCCTCAATGGCAGTATTAAAAATGCTGAGGAATATGTCCGCGACTTGCTCAGACATCTACAACTTTATCAAGAAAATTATCCTAACCCCGTAGCAGAAATTCAAGAGGATGCGGAAAATATTGATATAGAATTTATTACGGAAGATTTACAAAAACTTCTGCAATCGATGAAAGGAGCAACTGATAGAATTAAAGGTATTAGTACCAGTTTACGTACTTTCTCCCGTGCAGATACAGAAAATAAAATTGCTAGCAACATCCATGAAGGTATCGATAGTACTCTTCTGATTCTGAAATATCGCCTCAAAGCGAATGAATTACGTCCTAACATTGAAGTTTTTAAAGAATATAGTGATTTGCCAATGGTAGAATGCTACCCAGGGCAGTTAAATCAGGTATTCATGAATCTTTTGGCTAATGCCATCGATGCGATTGATGATGCGTATCAGGAAATGACATTGGCACAGATGAATGAGAATCCTAAGTATATTACCATTCGTACAGAATTAGTAGGAAAACAGGTAATTAATATTCGGATTCGTGATAATGGTCCGGGAATGTCTGAGGAAACAAAATGTAGAATATTTGACCATTTATTTACAACTAAAGGAGTAGGGAAGGGTACAGGATTAGGACTATCAATTGCACGACAAATTATTGAAGAAACCCATGGAGGAACGTTAATTTGTCAATCTAATTTAGGAGAGGGAACAGAATTTGTGATTCAAATCCCCATTAAATCGATGGTTTAG
- a CDS encoding FAD-binding domain-containing protein: MADLILFWHRRDLRVSDNTGLAAARERSPQVVGVFCLDPNILEKDDVAAVRVTYMIGCLRELQKQYIKIGSQLLIIKNDPVQGIPRLAEALQAQAVFWNWDVEPYSQQRDRQLLTILNSKGIEFLEPNWDQLLHTPDEIRTGSKGIYTVYTPFWKNWSSRAKAAPAPTLTNATGLTEEQERTAISAGAIPLPTASELGFPWDGELILEPGETAAQSRLQEFCDYAINAYQEQRNFPALPGTSQLSPALKFGVIGIRTVWQATEAALENSRSDETTASIHTYQQELAWREFYQQVMYHFPELATGAYREPFKNFPWRNQEQHFQAWCAGNTGYPIVDAAMRQLNETGWMHNRCRMIVASFLTKDLIINPQWGEKYFMQKLIDGDLSANNGGWQWSASSGMDPKPLRIFNPASQAQKFDAEAEYIRQWVPELRSVDTEYLVTGKILPCDRHAVAYPAPIVDHNQQQKLFKELYQKQKQ; encoded by the coding sequence ATGGCTGACTTAATTTTGTTTTGGCATCGTCGGGATTTACGAGTATCAGATAATACTGGATTAGCGGCGGCAAGGGAACGTAGCCCCCAGGTGGTAGGTGTATTTTGTCTCGACCCAAATATCCTAGAAAAGGATGATGTGGCGGCGGTGCGAGTCACTTACATGATTGGCTGCCTGCGGGAATTACAGAAGCAATATATAAAGATTGGTAGTCAATTACTCATTATTAAAAATGACCCGGTACAGGGTATACCCAGATTAGCTGAAGCATTACAAGCTCAGGCAGTGTTTTGGAATTGGGATGTCGAACCCTACTCCCAACAGCGCGATCGCCAACTTCTCACCATCCTCAACAGCAAAGGGATAGAATTCCTCGAACCCAATTGGGATCAACTGCTTCATACCCCCGACGAAATTCGGACAGGTTCCAAAGGCATCTACACGGTTTATACACCCTTTTGGAAAAACTGGAGCAGTCGGGCAAAAGCTGCCCCCGCACCCACCCTGACAAACGCCACAGGGCTAACAGAGGAGCAAGAACGTACTGCAATTTCTGCGGGAGCCATACCCCTACCCACCGCCTCAGAACTAGGTTTTCCCTGGGATGGAGAGTTAATCTTAGAACCGGGGGAAACTGCTGCCCAATCACGCTTGCAAGAGTTCTGCGACTACGCGATTAATGCATATCAAGAACAGCGCAATTTTCCCGCCCTTCCTGGCACATCCCAGCTCAGCCCTGCCTTAAAATTTGGTGTAATTGGTATCCGTACAGTCTGGCAAGCCACAGAAGCAGCCCTAGAAAATAGCCGCAGCGATGAGACTACAGCCAGTATTCACACCTATCAGCAAGAATTAGCATGGCGGGAATTTTACCAGCAGGTGATGTATCATTTTCCGGAGCTTGCCACAGGAGCATACCGCGAACCCTTCAAGAATTTTCCCTGGCGCAATCAAGAGCAACATTTTCAAGCCTGGTGTGCAGGAAACACGGGTTATCCTATAGTCGATGCAGCTATGCGACAACTCAACGAAACCGGATGGATGCATAACCGTTGTCGGATGATTGTTGCTAGTTTCCTCACCAAAGATTTGATTATTAATCCCCAATGGGGCGAGAAATATTTCATGCAGAAGCTGATTGACGGTGATTTATCGGCAAATAATGGTGGTTGGCAATGGAGTGCATCTAGTGGGATGGATCCTAAGCCCTTACGCATATTTAACCCCGCAAGTCAAGCCCAAAAATTCGATGCTGAGGCTGAATATATTCGCCAGTGGGTTCCCGAATTGCGCTCTGTCGATACGGAATATTTAGTCACCGGGAAAATTTTGCCCTGCGATCGCCATGCAGTTGCATACCCTGCGCCCATAGTAGATCACAACCAGCAGCAAAAACTGTTTAAGGAACTGTATCAGAAGCAAAAGCAGTGA
- a CDS encoding carbohydrate ABC transporter permease: protein MTKFRIPWGLVISVLGGVIILLPLLVVFLTSFSPAGSNPQLLPQGNWTLANYGDAWQRGKFLLAFANSTLVALAVTGLQIITSALAGYALARLKFWGKQGLLLIVLGTLVIPFQLLVIPIFIVLKWGNLINTYWALILPTAANGFGIFLLRQYFQSIPIELEEAAAIDGANRWQILWRVMLPLARPALVTLFLFTFIAEWNDVFKPLVFTTRPELRTVQLALAEFQEQFTNNWSLLMAAVTIASVPVIILFLVGQKQFIRGIAATGIKN from the coding sequence ATGACTAAATTCAGAATCCCTTGGGGATTGGTAATATCTGTGTTGGGTGGAGTGATAATTTTACTCCCTTTGTTAGTAGTGTTTCTAACATCATTTTCACCAGCAGGTAGTAATCCCCAACTGTTACCACAGGGTAATTGGACATTGGCAAACTATGGTGATGCTTGGCAGCGAGGAAAATTTTTACTTGCCTTTGCTAACTCTACCTTAGTTGCTTTGGCTGTGACGGGGTTGCAAATTATTACTTCCGCCTTAGCTGGTTACGCCCTGGCTCGGTTAAAATTTTGGGGTAAGCAAGGGTTATTGTTGATTGTTTTAGGAACTTTAGTCATCCCCTTTCAACTCTTAGTCATTCCCATTTTTATCGTTCTCAAGTGGGGAAATTTAATTAACACCTATTGGGCATTAATTTTACCAACGGCGGCAAATGGATTTGGTATTTTTCTACTGCGGCAGTATTTCCAAAGTATTCCTATAGAGTTAGAAGAAGCTGCTGCCATCGATGGGGCAAATCGCTGGCAAATATTATGGCGAGTCATGTTACCTTTAGCTAGACCAGCTTTAGTAACACTATTTCTCTTCACTTTCATTGCTGAGTGGAATGATGTCTTTAAACCTTTGGTATTTACTACACGACCAGAGCTCAGAACTGTACAGTTAGCTTTGGCAGAGTTTCAGGAGCAATTTACGAATAATTGGTCATTACTGATGGCAGCAGTGACGATCGCTAGTGTACCTGTAATTATCTTATTTTTAGTGGGGCAAAAACAGTTTATTCGGGGAATTGCGGCAACGGGAATCAAGAATTGA
- a CDS encoding aldehyde oxygenase (deformylating), whose translation MQQLAAQPEIDFHSDSYKDAYSRVNAIVIEGEQEAYENYLRLAELLPDNKDDLIRLSKMENRHKKGFEACGRNLQVTPDMEFAKDFFAQLHGNFQVAAAEGKVVTCLLIQSLIIECFAIAAYNIYIPVADDFARKITEGVVKDEYSHLNFGEEWLKANFETSKAELEEANRQNLPIVWQMLNRVAADAEVLAMEKEALVEDFMIQYGEALSNIGFTTRDIMRLSAYGLAGA comes from the coding sequence ATGCAGCAGCTAGCAGCTCAACCAGAAATAGATTTTCACAGTGACAGTTACAAGGATGCCTACAGTCGCGTTAATGCGATTGTGATTGAAGGAGAGCAAGAAGCATACGAAAATTATCTTAGACTTGCGGAACTGCTGCCAGATAACAAGGATGATTTAATTCGCCTCTCGAAGATGGAAAATCGTCACAAGAAGGGTTTTGAAGCTTGTGGACGTAATCTTCAGGTGACACCAGATATGGAATTTGCCAAGGATTTTTTTGCTCAGTTGCATGGTAATTTCCAAGTAGCAGCAGCCGAGGGCAAGGTGGTGACTTGCTTACTGATTCAGTCTTTGATTATTGAATGTTTTGCGATCGCCGCTTACAACATCTACATTCCTGTCGCTGATGACTTCGCCCGTAAAATCACTGAAGGTGTAGTTAAAGATGAATACTCTCACCTCAATTTTGGTGAAGAATGGCTCAAAGCCAACTTTGAAACATCCAAAGCCGAACTAGAAGAAGCTAACCGCCAAAACCTGCCTATTGTTTGGCAAATGCTCAACCGGGTGGCAGCAGACGCGGAAGTATTGGCAATGGAGAAAGAAGCTTTAGTAGAAGACTTCATGATTCAATACGGAGAGGCTTTGAGTAATATTGGCTTCACAACCCGCGATATTATGCGTCTTTCTGCCTACGGGCTTGCAGGCGCTTAA
- a CDS encoding long-chain acyl-[acyl-carrier-protein] reductase, whose product MFGLIGHLTSLEHAQAVAQELGYPEYADQGLDFWCSAPPQIVDNITVTSVTGQTIEGRYVESCFLPEMLANRRIKAATRKILNAMAHAQKHDINITALGGFSSIIFENFNLEQFRQVRNIKLEFERFTTGNTHTAYIICRQVEQASQQVGIELSQATVAVCGATGDIGSAVCRWLDARTDVKDLLLIARNPERLQELQAELGRGKIMGLEEALPQADIVVWVASMPKGVEIDPKTLKQPCLLIDGGYPKNLATKVQSPDVYVLNGGIVEHSLDIDWKIMKIVNMNVPERQLFACFAESMLLEFEKLYTNFSWGRNQITVEKMDLIGRVSVKHGFRPLLVSS is encoded by the coding sequence ATGTTTGGTCTAATCGGACATCTCACTAGTTTAGAACACGCCCAAGCGGTAGCCCAAGAGTTAGGATACCCAGAATACGCCGATCAAGGTTTAGATTTTTGGTGTAGTGCCCCACCACAAATAGTTGATAATATCACCGTCACTAGTGTCACTGGGCAAACAATTGAAGGGCGATATGTCGAGTCTTGTTTTTTGCCGGAAATGCTGGCTAATCGTCGCATCAAGGCTGCTACTCGGAAAATCTTGAATGCGATGGCACATGCTCAAAAGCATGACATTAATATTACTGCCTTAGGTGGTTTTTCTTCGATTATCTTTGAAAATTTTAACTTAGAGCAGTTTCGGCAAGTTCGCAATATCAAGTTGGAATTTGAACGCTTCACCACAGGTAATACTCACACAGCATACATCATCTGTCGTCAAGTCGAACAAGCATCCCAGCAGGTAGGAATTGAACTATCACAGGCAACTGTTGCCGTCTGTGGGGCAACTGGGGATATTGGTAGTGCTGTTTGTCGTTGGTTAGATGCCAGAACAGATGTGAAAGATTTATTGTTAATTGCCCGCAACCCAGAACGTCTACAAGAATTGCAAGCAGAACTGGGACGGGGTAAAATTATGGGTTTAGAAGAGGCGTTACCCCAAGCTGATATTGTGGTGTGGGTGGCAAGTATGCCTAAGGGTGTGGAAATCGATCCGAAAACCCTCAAGCAACCCTGTTTACTGATTGATGGTGGCTATCCGAAAAATTTAGCGACAAAAGTGCAATCTCCCGATGTGTATGTTCTGAATGGGGGAATAGTGGAGCATTCCCTAGATATTGACTGGAAAATTATGAAAATTGTCAATATGAACGTACCAGAACGGCAATTATTTGCTTGCTTCGCGGAGTCAATGCTACTGGAATTTGAGAAGTTGTACACGAACTTTTCCTGGGGACGCAATCAGATTACCGTAGAAAAGATGGATTTAATTGGTCGTGTTTCTGTGAAACATGGATTTAGACCTCTGTTAGTTAGTAGTTAG
- a CDS encoding acetyl-CoA carboxylase carboxyltransferase subunit alpha, producing the protein MATTERKPLLLDFEKPLAELTNRIEQIRQLAEENGVDVSGEIRKLETRAMQLREEIFSTLSPSQRLQVARHPRRPSTLDYIQAITDEWMELHGDRGGYDDPALVGGVARLGGQPVVILGHQKGRDTKDNVARNFGMASPGGYRKAMRLMEHANKFAMPIITFIDTPGAWAGVEAEHQGQGEAIAYNLREMFSLDVPILCTVIGEGGSGGALGVGVGDRLMMFEHAVYTVATPEACAAILWKDAGKAPQAAVALKIISHDLKNLGIIDQILPEPLGGAHSDPLEAANTLKSALLDNLEELNRFTPSERRQLRYEKFRRIGVFTEMAHS; encoded by the coding sequence ATGGCAACGACTGAACGCAAACCACTGTTGTTAGATTTTGAAAAGCCTCTCGCAGAATTGACAAATCGCATTGAACAAATTCGTCAACTAGCTGAGGAAAATGGTGTTGATGTTTCTGGTGAAATTCGGAAATTAGAAACTCGTGCGATGCAGTTGCGTGAGGAGATTTTCAGTACCCTATCTCCTTCCCAGCGTCTGCAAGTAGCCCGTCATCCTCGTCGTCCGAGTACCTTAGATTATATTCAGGCGATTACCGATGAATGGATGGAATTGCATGGCGATCGCGGTGGTTATGATGATCCCGCTTTAGTGGGTGGTGTGGCTCGCTTAGGTGGGCAACCTGTAGTCATCCTAGGGCATCAAAAAGGACGGGATACTAAGGATAATGTCGCTCGGAATTTTGGTATGGCTTCTCCCGGTGGTTATCGCAAAGCCATGCGGTTGATGGAACATGCCAATAAATTTGCCATGCCCATTATCACCTTTATCGATACTCCTGGTGCTTGGGCAGGGGTAGAAGCGGAACACCAGGGACAAGGGGAGGCGATCGCCTATAATTTGCGAGAAATGTTTTCCCTAGATGTACCCATTCTCTGTACTGTTATCGGTGAAGGTGGTTCTGGTGGTGCTTTAGGTGTGGGTGTGGGCGATCGCCTCATGATGTTTGAACACGCTGTCTATACTGTTGCCACCCCAGAAGCCTGTGCTGCGATTCTCTGGAAAGATGCTGGCAAAGCACCTCAAGCCGCAGTTGCCCTAAAAATTATCTCCCATGACTTGAAAAATTTGGGTATTATCGACCAAATTCTCCCAGAACCCTTAGGTGGGGCACATTCTGACCCCCTCGAAGCCGCCAACACCCTCAAGAGTGCCCTGTTAGATAACCTGGAAGAACTCAACCGCTTTACCCCCTCAGAACGTCGTCAACTACGTTACGAAAAATTCCGCCGCATTGGGGTGTTCACAGAGATGGCTCACTCCTAA